The DNA window TTCTGCTCCCAGAATCCCGGCTCGTCGTCGGTCTGCATCACCAGGCCGTGGACCCACTTCGCCGACTTCCAGAAGTACAGGTGCGGAACGAGCAGCCGCGCCGGGCCGCCGTGCTCGGGAGCGAGTGGCGAGTCGTCGTACTCGAACGCGATCCACGCCTTGCCGTCGAGCAGGTCCTCCAGCGGCAGGTTCGTGGTGTAGCCGCCGTAGGAGTGCGCGAGGACGTAGTCGTACGCCGTCTCGACCTGCTCGAAGAGCGTGTCCAGGCTCACGCCGCGCCAGGTGGTCTCGAGCTTGGACCACCTGGTGACGCAATGGATGTCCTTGGTGATCTCCTCGATCGGCAGGGCTTGCAGCTCGTCCCAGCTCCACCGGTGGCGCGCGCCTGTCTCGGTCTGGATGACGAACTCCCACTCCGCCGTGTCGACGACCGGCGTGGGGCCGGCGGACAGGACGGGGAAGTCTTCGGTGAGGTACTGCCCGGGCGGGAGATCCTCCTCGGCGCGGCGCCGCCGCCCGCCGAACCCGCGACTGATCACGGCCATGCGGACATGCTCTCAGAAGAGCCGCACCGATGGTCCCTCTTCGAGCTCGAGCAACGTGCGCTTGCGCTGCAGCCCACCCGCGTACCCGGTCAGGCTGCCGTCGCTGCCGACGACCCGGTGGCAGGGCACGATGATGCTGATCGGGTTGTCGCCAACAGCCTTGCCCACGGTCTGCGCCAGCGCCTTGTTGCCCAGTTGGTCGGCGAGCTCGCCGTACGTCGTGGTCACTCCGTAGGGGATCTGCTCCAGAAGGCGCCATACCTTCTGCTGGAAGTCGTCGCCGATCAGCCTGATCGGCAGCTCGAAAGTCTGGCGCTCACTACGAAGGTATTGGGCAATTTGGACCGCGGTCTCGTCGAACAGCGGGTCGGCGGCCTCCTCGCCAAGACGTTCGGCGGGGGGCATGCGCCAATGGTGGGGGAAGTACAGCCCGGTCAGCGCGCCTTCGTCGGCGGACACGAGGAGCTGCCCGAGCTCGGTGTCGAGGTGGGTGTGGTGAGCGGTCATATCGAGTAGACGCTCCCGACGGGTGGGTTCGTGAGGTCGTGCTACTCCGGTTCGGCGCGCAGCGGGTTGCCGGCGGAGTCGCGGCGGACTTTGCGGAGGGAGATGACGAAACCGTACGCGCAGGCTGCTGTCACGAGGCCGGGGACGACCGCGACGATGAGCCACCAGCCGTCGGTTTGGGCGATCCAGACGGTGAGGGCGCCGAGGGCGAGGGTGGCGACCGCGGCGGAGAGGGCGGTGCCGGGCTCGCGGCGTTCCTCGAGATCGCTGCGGACGAGCCGGGCGACGTCGCGGCCGATCACGTTCGCAAGCTGTTCGCGGGCCTCGGTCATGTCCGCCGGGACCTTGTCCAGCAGGTCGAGGTCGTTGCTGATTCGCCGCCGGCGGTGGTCCAGGCCGCCGAGCCGCGGCCGCAGTGCGGTGACGATGGCGGCGAACAGGCCGACGAGGGCTACGACGAGTTCAGGATCCATGCACGCAACGTATCGACTGGT is part of the Tenggerimyces flavus genome and encodes:
- a CDS encoding sulfite oxidase-like oxidoreductase, which produces MAVISRGFGGRRRRAEEDLPPGQYLTEDFPVLSAGPTPVVDTAEWEFVIQTETGARHRWSWDELQALPIEEITKDIHCVTRWSKLETTWRGVSLDTLFEQVETAYDYVLAHSYGGYTTNLPLEDLLDGKAWIAFEYDDSPLAPEHGGPARLLVPHLYFWKSAKWVHGLVMQTDDEPGFWEQNGYHLYGDPWLEQRYS
- a CDS encoding methylated-DNA--[protein]-cysteine S-methyltransferase; this encodes MTAHHTHLDTELGQLLVSADEGALTGLYFPHHWRMPPAERLGEEAADPLFDETAVQIAQYLRSERQTFELPIRLIGDDFQQKVWRLLEQIPYGVTTTYGELADQLGNKALAQTVGKAVGDNPISIIVPCHRVVGSDGSLTGYAGGLQRKRTLLELEEGPSVRLF